One window of Streptomyces sp. FIT100 genomic DNA carries:
- a CDS encoding bifunctional serine/threonine-protein kinase/ABC transporter substrate-binding protein, whose product MPGPSLAEAVALYGPWPGAQLRSLGAALAEALGGVHAAGLVHRDVKPANVLLAADGPRLIDFGIARAVGATALTTDGSVVGSPGYLSPEQARGRSVGPPSDVFSLGCVLAHAATGRPAFGTGGAAAVLYRTVHEEPDLDGVPEGLDRTVRRCLAKEPERRPSAGELGEVFGEFGVAGWLPEGLPALVAARGARVLDLPVPDPTVVTGPSPVDAPRPSPTRRRLLVAGAVAGVTAAAGAGAWWQWGRPGASARTASVRRPRHVVALLGSPGDPFFPAHERGARLAVDRHNQDARRTVDLVLRTADDGGSAAGSAGAAARLAADPDVSVVIAAGTNVTVPAALPPCTKARLAVLVTQADTEELNAVNTTTALVLRSTRTLGPHAALRYLNRSAAPARTVIVHDLATEADGLPTVRITTVHGKLDSETAVEEVAADEDFAAAALRIAARPRDAVLFAGVSPARAAACARALRDAGHRGARVAGEHVLGAAFLGVGEGWRIGTGYTDAGADSRTKEFAAAFRARHAGAPGPWAAEAYDAVRFAAHGLGAVGDGGRSTLRSELLRRPWQGITRRVSFEPTLQYFQGGDDSGGFLFRVSAGAARFVARSDHIGAKT is encoded by the coding sequence GTGCCGGGTCCTTCCCTCGCCGAGGCGGTCGCGCTGTACGGACCCTGGCCGGGGGCGCAGCTGCGCAGCCTCGGTGCCGCGCTGGCCGAGGCGTTGGGCGGGGTGCACGCGGCCGGGCTGGTCCACCGGGACGTCAAGCCGGCCAACGTGCTGCTGGCCGCGGACGGGCCGCGCCTGATCGACTTCGGGATCGCGCGGGCCGTCGGCGCGACCGCGCTCACCACAGACGGTTCCGTCGTGGGCTCCCCCGGCTACCTCTCGCCCGAGCAGGCCCGTGGGCGCTCCGTGGGTCCGCCGAGCGACGTCTTCTCGCTCGGCTGCGTACTCGCCCACGCGGCCACCGGGCGGCCCGCGTTCGGCACCGGTGGCGCGGCGGCCGTGCTGTACCGGACGGTGCACGAGGAACCGGACCTGGACGGCGTGCCGGAGGGGCTCGACCGGACCGTACGGAGGTGCCTGGCGAAGGAACCGGAGCGGCGGCCGAGCGCGGGCGAACTCGGTGAGGTCTTCGGAGAGTTCGGTGTGGCCGGGTGGCTGCCCGAGGGGCTGCCCGCCCTGGTCGCCGCCCGTGGCGCACGCGTCCTCGATCTGCCCGTGCCCGACCCCACGGTGGTGACCGGGCCCTCTCCCGTGGACGCTCCGCGGCCCTCGCCCACTCGCCGGCGCCTGCTCGTCGCGGGGGCCGTGGCCGGTGTCACCGCGGCGGCCGGGGCGGGCGCATGGTGGCAGTGGGGCCGCCCCGGGGCGTCCGCGCGCACGGCCTCCGTCCGGCGGCCCCGGCACGTGGTCGCCCTGCTCGGCAGCCCGGGCGACCCCTTCTTCCCCGCCCATGAGCGCGGCGCCCGCCTCGCCGTCGACCGGCACAACCAGGACGCCCGGCGCACCGTCGACCTCGTGCTGCGCACCGCCGACGACGGCGGCAGCGCGGCGGGCAGCGCCGGGGCGGCCGCGCGGCTGGCCGCCGATCCGGACGTGTCCGTGGTGATCGCCGCGGGCACGAACGTGACCGTGCCCGCGGCCCTGCCCCCGTGCACGAAGGCCCGGCTGGCCGTGCTGGTCACCCAGGCCGACACCGAGGAGCTCAATGCGGTCAACACCACCACCGCGCTCGTGCTGCGCTCCACGCGGACCCTCGGCCCGCACGCGGCGCTGCGCTATCTGAACCGGAGCGCCGCACCCGCCCGTACGGTGATCGTGCACGACCTGGCCACCGAGGCGGACGGTCTGCCCACGGTCCGCATCACCACCGTCCACGGCAAGCTCGACAGCGAGACGGCGGTGGAAGAGGTCGCCGCGGACGAGGATTTCGCCGCGGCCGCGCTCCGTATCGCCGCACGCCCCCGCGACGCCGTGCTCTTCGCGGGGGTGAGCCCGGCTCGCGCCGCCGCGTGCGCCCGCGCGCTGCGGGACGCGGGCCACCGGGGCGCCCGGGTCGCGGGCGAGCATGTGCTCGGCGCTGCCTTCCTCGGCGTCGGCGAGGGCTGGCGGATCGGTACGGGATACACCGACGCCGGCGCCGACTCCCGTACGAAGGAGTTCGCCGCCGCGTTCCGCGCGCGCCACGCGGGCGCGCCCGGGCCTTGGGCGGCCGAGGCGTACGACGCCGTACGGTTCGCCGCCCACGGCCTCGGCGCCGTCGGCGACGGCGGCCGGTCCACGCTGCGCTCGGAGCTCCTGCGGCGCCCCTGGCAGGGCATCACCCGCCGCGTGAGCTTCGAACCCACCTTGCAGTACTTCCAGGGCGGCGACGACAGCGGCGGTTTCCTTTTCCGCGTGAGCGCGGGAGCCGCCCGCTTCGTGGCGCGCTCCGATCACATCGGCGCGAAGACCTGA
- a CDS encoding zinc-dependent alcohol dehydrogenase family protein yields the protein MSQSMRALVAGKVGEPADVLRLESRPLPTPKAGQALIRVRATPIHASDLHVLRGRYGFSPEFPTVGGHMECVGRIETLGPDTEGLTIGERVVDAAVPAVPGPQVSGTWQEYLVADKRRLLPVPDQLSDSSACQLAVNPLTALLLVTHELDVQPGEWLLQTAAGSTVGRLVIQLSRHLGIRTINVVRRREAVEEIKALGGDEVICTEDEDLLQRVAETAGPAGVRKAIDCVAGPVGAQVSQALAPGGEVVVYGALSTHRQTDPAALTIPLQARSVIYETKAVSGFWLNRWFGTAPPEDALRALSQVRSLVIDEVLSIPQGQPFPLERFTEAISLAEAPAHGTKPLFVFEEGGAKDDR from the coding sequence ATGTCTCAATCCATGCGCGCGCTCGTAGCCGGAAAGGTCGGCGAGCCTGCCGATGTCCTGCGGCTGGAATCCCGGCCTCTTCCCACGCCAAAAGCCGGTCAGGCGTTGATCCGTGTGAGGGCGACTCCGATTCACGCCAGTGATCTGCACGTACTGCGTGGCCGCTACGGCTTCTCCCCCGAGTTCCCCACTGTTGGGGGGCACATGGAATGCGTGGGCCGTATCGAGACCCTGGGCCCGGACACCGAGGGGCTGACGATCGGCGAACGCGTGGTGGACGCGGCAGTCCCGGCGGTACCCGGGCCCCAAGTGTCCGGAACTTGGCAGGAATACCTTGTGGCCGACAAAAGAAGGCTCCTGCCGGTTCCCGACCAGCTCAGCGACTCCAGCGCCTGCCAACTCGCCGTCAACCCGCTGACCGCGCTGCTCCTCGTCACTCACGAACTCGACGTACAGCCAGGCGAATGGCTGTTGCAGACGGCCGCGGGCTCCACCGTCGGCCGGCTCGTCATTCAGCTGTCCAGGCATCTGGGTATTCGCACGATCAATGTCGTGCGGCGACGCGAAGCCGTTGAGGAGATCAAAGCGCTTGGTGGTGACGAGGTCATTTGCACCGAGGACGAGGACCTGCTGCAGCGTGTGGCCGAAACAGCAGGACCGGCCGGCGTGCGCAAGGCCATCGACTGCGTCGCGGGCCCCGTGGGTGCCCAGGTGTCCCAGGCATTGGCTCCGGGAGGAGAGGTCGTGGTCTACGGCGCGCTCTCCACCCACCGCCAGACCGATCCGGCAGCGCTGACGATCCCGCTGCAGGCACGCTCGGTCATCTACGAGACCAAAGCAGTCAGTGGCTTCTGGCTGAACCGCTGGTTCGGCACCGCCCCACCTGAGGATGCGCTGCGCGCCCTGTCCCAGGTGCGCAGTCTCGTCATCGATGAAGTGCTGAGCATCCCCCAAGGCCAGCCGTTCCCGCTCGAACGCTTCACCGAAGCCATCTCCCTCGCCGAAGCACCCGCACATGGCACCAAGCCACTCTTCGTCTTCGAAGAGGGCGGGGCCAAAGACGACAGGTGA
- a CDS encoding TerD family protein, with amino-acid sequence MHEMVKGSNVALAALSENAGSLIVSLSWVSPTGEGDADVSVLLLDANGKVRSDSDFYFYNNPVAADGSVQLLGKTPTESGDEDRISFDLTAVPSGIARIVVAASRYERAGFGELEDLKVTLADGGGESILRFAIDDAGTVSAIIFGELYRRGEEWKFRAVGQGYDTGLAGLASDFGVDIEDDAGVEEALNGAESSEQADTAAPAVAVEQEPQVVPGLVPAPRPSVDEVGPKKAARPRTAKKKVTVPKVARKSLADNESWKQARLFPVSVLKSDRDREMRATSVLLSVMAQVPEFGRRLTAAFGAPSGRMETFTEVSLPHGDTPRRPDGVVRVERAGKLWTALVETKTNGNDLKSEQVQAYVDIAARRGYEAVITLSNDVALEGSPLVDVKIDGRRKHKVALWHLSWAEVTHQAQMLIRHEGVGDKAHAWLLQELLYYLRHENSGCHGFQNMGSAWVPVRNGVDDETLCQGDPRALDVVESWERLIRQICLSLGGELGQKVLPVQRAKRGADPKARRSRLADQLCLDGRLQAELRIEGAPGILAISADLRTGKLRTFIEIPAPEQGYPLTWAKRLIRRLAEAPADLHIETLVEGETGGPRGTLERLRPEPADMLPKNNDTHITGLRLSLFNSMGSSRGNAESGFIRSVDDAVHRFYTTVVLHLDRPTPRQVSAKERAGAQ; translated from the coding sequence ATGCATGAGATGGTCAAGGGCTCGAACGTGGCGCTGGCGGCGCTCAGTGAGAACGCCGGTTCGCTGATCGTCAGTTTGAGCTGGGTCAGTCCGACCGGTGAAGGCGATGCGGACGTGTCCGTCCTGCTCCTGGATGCGAACGGCAAGGTGCGCAGTGACAGTGACTTCTACTTCTACAACAACCCGGTTGCCGCTGACGGGAGTGTGCAACTGCTGGGGAAGACGCCGACGGAGAGCGGCGACGAGGACCGGATCAGCTTTGACCTGACCGCGGTCCCGTCTGGCATCGCCCGGATCGTCGTGGCGGCGAGCCGCTACGAGAGAGCTGGCTTCGGGGAGCTGGAAGATCTGAAGGTGACATTGGCTGACGGGGGCGGCGAGAGCATCCTCAGGTTCGCCATCGACGACGCTGGCACGGTGAGCGCCATCATTTTCGGTGAGTTGTACCGACGTGGGGAAGAGTGGAAGTTCCGTGCTGTCGGACAGGGATACGACACCGGTCTGGCCGGTCTGGCTTCGGACTTCGGCGTCGACATCGAGGATGACGCGGGCGTAGAGGAAGCGCTGAACGGCGCAGAGAGTAGCGAGCAGGCTGATACGGCGGCTCCGGCTGTAGCCGTCGAGCAGGAACCGCAGGTGGTGCCAGGGTTGGTTCCGGCTCCCCGCCCATCTGTCGACGAGGTGGGGCCGAAGAAGGCGGCACGGCCTCGCACCGCGAAGAAGAAGGTCACGGTGCCCAAGGTGGCCAGGAAGTCTCTGGCGGACAATGAGTCCTGGAAGCAGGCCCGGCTCTTTCCGGTCTCGGTGTTGAAGAGCGACCGGGACCGGGAGATGCGCGCTACGTCGGTACTGCTCTCGGTGATGGCGCAGGTGCCGGAGTTCGGCCGGAGACTCACAGCGGCATTCGGTGCACCGTCGGGCCGTATGGAAACGTTCACCGAGGTCTCCCTGCCGCACGGCGATACCCCGCGACGCCCCGACGGAGTGGTCCGTGTCGAGCGGGCCGGCAAACTGTGGACCGCGCTGGTGGAGACCAAGACCAACGGCAACGACCTCAAGTCCGAGCAGGTGCAGGCATACGTGGACATCGCCGCACGCCGTGGCTACGAGGCCGTGATCACACTGTCGAACGACGTGGCGCTTGAAGGCAGTCCGCTCGTCGACGTCAAGATCGACGGTCGGCGCAAGCACAAGGTGGCTCTCTGGCACCTGTCCTGGGCCGAAGTCACGCACCAGGCACAGATGCTGATCCGGCACGAGGGCGTCGGAGATAAGGCACACGCCTGGCTGCTCCAGGAACTGCTGTACTACTTGCGGCACGAGAACTCCGGCTGCCACGGCTTCCAGAACATGGGATCGGCCTGGGTCCCCGTACGTAACGGAGTTGACGACGAAACCCTCTGCCAGGGAGACCCACGCGCCCTGGACGTGGTCGAGAGCTGGGAACGGCTCATCCGCCAGATCTGCCTCAGCCTCGGTGGCGAACTCGGACAGAAGGTACTGCCCGTCCAGCGCGCCAAGCGTGGGGCCGATCCGAAAGCCCGCCGCAGCCGCCTGGCTGATCAGCTCTGCCTCGACGGCAGACTTCAGGCAGAGCTCCGGATCGAGGGCGCACCAGGAATTCTGGCCATCAGTGCCGATCTGCGTACCGGCAAGCTCCGTACCTTCATCGAGATCCCCGCACCTGAGCAGGGGTACCCTCTGACCTGGGCCAAACGCCTCATCCGCCGTCTGGCCGAGGCGCCGGCAGACCTTCACATCGAAACCCTGGTTGAAGGAGAGACCGGGGGGCCACGAGGGACGCTGGAACGGCTCCGCCCGGAGCCCGCGGACATGCTCCCGAAGAACAACGACACCCACATCACAGGCCTCCGCCTGTCCCTGTTCAATAGCATGGGAAGCAGCCGCGGAAACGCCGAATCCGGCTTCATCCGCAGCGTCGACGACGCCGTGCACCGCTTCTACACCACCGTGGTACTCCACCTGGACCGCCCGACGCCGCGGCAAGTATCAGCGAAGGAACGTGCCGGAGCACAGTGA
- a CDS encoding dehydrogenase → MTNDAPACPECSQPMRSGGLVLSKRDDDGRRTCRSLWKCAGRHVGWGWADRPDEPLEICPVPKLFR, encoded by the coding sequence ATGACCAACGACGCCCCAGCCTGTCCCGAGTGCAGCCAGCCCATGCGGTCCGGCGGCCTCGTGCTCTCCAAGCGGGATGATGACGGCCGGCGGACCTGCCGATCGCTTTGGAAGTGCGCCGGTCGGCACGTCGGGTGGGGCTGGGCCGACCGGCCCGACGAGCCACTGGAGATCTGCCCGGTGCCGAAGCTGTTCCGCTGA
- a CDS encoding type II toxin-antitoxin system PemK/MazF family toxin, whose product MVNPGSALRGEVWGCVLPKPIGAHPVVILTVNRIAAPLSAVTVAVVTGTSGPGATHVPIGPDCGVTKYDESYVNCTDLHTVSKSRLHRRLGLVDPAEMRQVEDRVRVILGLS is encoded by the coding sequence ATGGTGAACCCCGGCTCTGCATTGCGCGGTGAGGTCTGGGGATGCGTACTACCGAAGCCAATTGGCGCACATCCGGTAGTCATCCTCACGGTCAATCGCATTGCCGCACCACTGTCAGCGGTCACGGTTGCCGTGGTCACAGGGACTTCCGGCCCTGGCGCTACCCATGTCCCCATCGGCCCAGACTGCGGTGTCACCAAGTACGACGAGTCTTACGTCAACTGCACCGACCTGCACACCGTCTCCAAGTCCAGGCTTCACAGGCGTCTCGGGTTGGTGGACCCGGCCGAGATGCGGCAAGTAGAGGACCGCGTCCGCGTGATCCTAGGGCTGTCCTAG
- a CDS encoding response regulator, whose translation MGKTRTQPRRGTYSRVVSGASGRVLVVDDNRVIRQLIRVNLELEGFEVVTAADGAECLDVVHRVRPDVITLDVVMPRLDGLRTAARLRADPRTRKVPVAIISACTQYEVEAGIAAGADAFLAKPFEPAELVRLVRRLMHRERNGERGEHCDRGERGDHGEGPPSVDGRQGAGRAGSARG comes from the coding sequence GTGGGGAAAACCCGGACGCAGCCCCGTCGCGGGACCTACTCTCGAGTTGTGTCAGGCGCGTCCGGCCGGGTGCTCGTTGTCGATGACAACAGGGTTATTCGGCAGCTGATCAGGGTCAATCTCGAGCTGGAGGGCTTCGAGGTCGTGACCGCGGCCGATGGTGCCGAGTGCCTGGACGTCGTGCATCGGGTGAGGCCGGATGTGATCACGCTCGATGTGGTGATGCCGCGGCTCGACGGGCTGCGGACCGCCGCGCGGTTGCGGGCGGATCCGCGGACCAGGAAGGTGCCCGTCGCGATCATCAGCGCGTGTACGCAGTACGAGGTGGAGGCCGGGATCGCCGCCGGGGCGGACGCGTTTCTCGCGAAGCCCTTCGAGCCGGCCGAGCTGGTCAGGCTCGTGCGGAGGCTGATGCACCGGGAGCGCAACGGCGAGCGTGGTGAGCACTGCGACCGCGGTGAGCGCGGTGATCACGGGGAGGGGCCGCCGTCCGTGGACGGCAGGCAAGGTGCCGGGCGGGCGGGGAGCGCCCGGGGCTGA
- the nrtL gene encoding ArgS-related anticodon-binding protein NrtL, producing MTPADLTCTVLGAVRRAVEEGALGGAVAVPDRVKVERPRPGGSGDYATNAALRLAREARLPAREVAEVLSAELTRHPGIAGVEITGPGFLNITLARGSRDALVRDTLTNILTSGSGYGHGRALSGQVIELRHRAEVRAAVTADAVRRLLEAQGALVRIDAYGDEAAGPAPTPTPAAGPTSTVAYEPSPVPAGATAHELDRRFGTDATRWALLRAAAHDRPRLDDGLLVQKESNPFFLVRYAHARSRALVRAATRLGITAGYEEDAAALGDHPALLDVLGDHPAVLASAARLRAPDRVARHLETTADAFLGFQHTVLPVGDEKPSAAHRSRLALAEAAGTVLAGGLSLLGISAPEYL from the coding sequence GTGACCCCCGCAGATCTCACCTGTACCGTTCTGGGCGCCGTGCGCCGTGCGGTCGAGGAGGGTGCCCTCGGGGGAGCCGTGGCGGTGCCGGACCGGGTCAAGGTCGAGCGGCCCCGGCCCGGTGGCAGTGGGGACTACGCGACCAACGCCGCGCTACGGCTCGCCCGCGAGGCGCGGCTGCCGGCGCGTGAGGTCGCCGAGGTGCTCTCCGCGGAGCTGACGCGGCATCCGGGGATCGCCGGGGTCGAGATCACCGGACCCGGGTTTCTGAACATCACGCTGGCACGTGGCTCGCGGGACGCGCTCGTGCGCGACACCCTCACGAACATCCTGACGAGCGGCAGCGGTTACGGGCACGGCCGCGCCCTGAGCGGCCAGGTCATCGAGCTCCGCCACCGGGCCGAGGTCCGCGCCGCGGTCACCGCCGATGCCGTGCGCAGGCTGCTGGAGGCGCAGGGCGCCCTCGTACGCATCGACGCGTACGGCGACGAGGCGGCCGGCCCCGCACCCACCCCGACCCCCGCGGCCGGTCCCACCTCCACCGTCGCGTACGAGCCGAGCCCCGTCCCCGCCGGCGCCACCGCCCACGAACTGGACCGCCGGTTCGGGACCGACGCCACCCGCTGGGCGCTTCTGCGGGCCGCCGCGCACGACCGGCCTCGGCTCGACGACGGGCTCCTCGTACAGAAGGAGAGCAACCCCTTCTTCCTCGTGCGCTACGCCCACGCACGCAGCCGGGCGCTGGTCCGTGCCGCCACACGGCTCGGCATCACCGCCGGGTACGAGGAGGACGCCGCCGCCCTCGGCGACCACCCCGCCCTCCTCGACGTCCTCGGCGACCACCCCGCCGTCCTCGCCTCCGCTGCCCGGCTGCGCGCCCCCGACCGGGTCGCCCGCCATCTGGAGACCACGGCCGACGCCTTCCTCGGCTTCCAGCACACCGTGCTGCCCGTAGGCGACGAGAAACCCTCGGCCGCCCACCGCTCCCGGCTCGCCCTCGCCGAAGCCGCCGGGACGGTGCTGGCCGGTGGCCTGTCCCTGCTCGGCATCAGCGCACCCGAATACCTGTAG
- the lysA gene encoding diaminopimelate decarboxylase, with product MSRSAHPAGPRHGDVLPEGHYAAPPADLNVLDPKVWARTVTRNGDGAVTVGGLDVARLAEEFGTPAYVLDEDDFRARCRAWADAFGKDADVFYAGKAFLSRAVVRWLKEEGLNLDVCSGGELTTALDAGMPAERIAFHGNNKSAEEIHRAVEAGVGRIVLDSFQEIVRVAHIAQSLGMRQRVQIRVTVGVEAHTHEFIATAHEDQKFGLALAGGQAAEAVRRALQLDGLELIGIHSHIGSQIFDTSGFEVAAHRVVGLLKAIRDEHGVELPEIDLGGGLGIAYTSDDDPREPHEIAKALSEIVTRECEAAGLRTPRISVEPGRAVVGPTAFTLYEVGTIKQLEGLRTYVSVDGGMSDNIRTALYDAEYSVALVSRTSDAEPMLVRVVGKHCESGDIVVRDAFLPADLAPGDLIAVPATGAYCRSMASNYNHALRPPVVAVRDGEARVIVRRETEEDLLRLDVG from the coding sequence ATGAGCCGTTCCGCGCATCCCGCCGGGCCCCGTCACGGAGACGTCCTGCCCGAGGGCCACTACGCCGCCCCGCCCGCCGATCTGAACGTCCTGGACCCGAAGGTCTGGGCGCGCACCGTCACTCGGAACGGGGACGGGGCCGTCACCGTCGGCGGGCTGGACGTGGCCCGGCTCGCCGAGGAGTTCGGCACCCCCGCGTACGTACTGGACGAGGACGACTTCCGCGCCCGCTGCCGGGCCTGGGCCGACGCCTTCGGCAAGGACGCCGATGTCTTCTACGCCGGGAAGGCGTTCCTCAGCCGCGCCGTCGTGCGCTGGCTGAAGGAGGAGGGGCTCAATCTGGACGTGTGCTCCGGGGGCGAGCTCACCACCGCCCTCGACGCCGGAATGCCCGCAGAGCGGATCGCCTTCCACGGGAACAACAAGAGCGCGGAGGAGATCCACCGGGCGGTCGAGGCGGGTGTCGGGCGGATCGTCCTCGACTCCTTCCAGGAGATCGTCCGCGTCGCGCACATCGCCCAGTCGCTCGGCATGCGCCAGCGGGTGCAGATCCGGGTCACCGTCGGGGTCGAGGCGCACACCCACGAGTTCATCGCCACCGCGCACGAGGACCAGAAGTTCGGGCTCGCGCTGGCCGGCGGGCAGGCGGCCGAGGCCGTCCGCCGCGCCCTCCAGCTCGACGGCCTGGAGCTCATCGGTATCCACTCGCACATCGGCTCGCAGATCTTCGACACCTCCGGCTTCGAGGTGGCCGCCCACCGGGTCGTCGGTCTGCTCAAGGCGATCCGGGACGAGCACGGCGTCGAGCTGCCCGAGATCGACCTCGGCGGCGGCCTCGGTATCGCGTACACCTCCGACGACGACCCGCGCGAGCCGCACGAGATCGCCAAGGCGCTCAGCGAGATCGTCACCCGGGAGTGCGAGGCGGCCGGCCTGCGCACGCCGCGTATCTCCGTCGAGCCCGGGCGTGCGGTCGTCGGGCCCACCGCCTTCACCCTCTACGAGGTCGGCACGATCAAGCAGCTCGAAGGGCTGCGTACGTACGTCAGCGTCGACGGCGGCATGTCCGACAACATCCGCACCGCGCTGTACGACGCCGAGTACAGCGTCGCGCTCGTCTCGCGCACGAGCGACGCCGAACCGATGCTCGTCCGTGTCGTCGGCAAGCACTGCGAGAGCGGCGACATCGTCGTACGCGACGCCTTCCTGCCCGCCGACCTGGCGCCCGGCGACCTGATCGCGGTGCCCGCGACCGGCGCGTACTGCCGCTCGATGGCGAGCAACTACAACCACGCACTCCGCCCGCCCGTCGTCGCGGTCCGCGACGGCGAGGCCCGGGTGATCGTCCGGCGCGAGACGGAGGAAGATCTCCTGCGTCTCGATGTCGGCTAA
- a CDS encoding homoserine dehydrogenase — MMRTRPLKVALLGCGVVGSEVARIMTTHADDLAARIGAPVELAGVAVRRPSKVREGIDRSLVTTDAKGLVSRGDIDVVVEVIGGIEPARTLITTAFENGASVVSANKALLAEDGATLYAAAEKHGRDLYYEAAVAGAIPLIRPLRESLAGDKVNRVLGIVNGTTNFILDKMDTSGAGYSEALDEATALGYAEADPTADVEGFDAAAKAAILAGIAFHTRVRLDDVYREGMTEVTAADFASARQMGCTIKLLAICERAADGRSVTARVHPAMIPLSHPLASVRGAYNAVFVEAEAAGRLMFYGPGAGGAPTASAVLGDLVAVCRNKLAEATGPGESAYTQLPVSPMGDVVTRYHISLDVADKPGVLAQVATVFAEHGVSIDTVRQQGRPDGDGEASLVVVTHRAHDAALSGTVEALRNLDTVRGVASIMRVEGE; from the coding sequence ATGATGCGTACGCGTCCGCTGAAGGTGGCGCTGCTGGGCTGTGGAGTGGTCGGCTCAGAGGTGGCGCGCATCATGACGACGCACGCCGACGACCTCGCCGCGCGGATCGGCGCCCCGGTGGAGCTCGCCGGGGTCGCCGTCCGCCGTCCCTCCAAGGTCCGCGAGGGCATCGACCGCTCGCTCGTCACCACCGACGCCAAAGGGCTCGTCTCGCGCGGCGACATCGACGTCGTGGTCGAGGTGATCGGCGGTATCGAGCCCGCCCGCACCCTGATCACCACCGCGTTCGAGAACGGCGCCTCCGTCGTCTCCGCCAACAAGGCCCTGCTCGCCGAGGACGGTGCGACGCTCTACGCCGCCGCCGAGAAACACGGCCGCGACCTCTACTACGAGGCCGCCGTCGCCGGCGCGATCCCGCTGATCAGGCCGCTGCGCGAGTCGCTCGCCGGCGACAAGGTCAACCGGGTCCTGGGCATCGTCAACGGCACCACCAACTTCATCCTCGACAAGATGGACACCTCCGGGGCCGGCTACTCCGAGGCGCTCGACGAGGCCACCGCCCTCGGGTACGCGGAGGCCGACCCGACCGCCGACGTCGAGGGCTTCGACGCCGCCGCCAAGGCCGCGATCCTCGCCGGGATCGCCTTCCACACCCGCGTCCGCCTCGACGACGTGTACCGCGAGGGCATGACCGAGGTCACCGCGGCCGACTTCGCCTCCGCCAGGCAGATGGGCTGCACCATCAAGCTGCTGGCGATCTGCGAGCGCGCCGCCGACGGCAGGTCCGTCACTGCCCGCGTCCACCCGGCGATGATCCCGCTCAGCCACCCGCTGGCCTCCGTCCGCGGGGCGTACAACGCGGTCTTCGTCGAGGCCGAGGCCGCCGGGCGGCTGATGTTCTACGGTCCCGGCGCCGGCGGTGCGCCGACCGCGTCCGCCGTGCTCGGCGACCTCGTCGCCGTCTGCCGCAACAAGCTCGCCGAGGCCACGGGACCGGGCGAGTCCGCGTACACGCAGCTGCCCGTCAGCCCCATGGGCGACGTCGTGACGCGGTACCACATCAGCCTCGACGTGGCCGACAAGCCGGGTGTGCTCGCCCAGGTCGCGACGGTCTTCGCCGAGCACGGCGTATCCATCGACACGGTGCGGCAGCAGGGCCGGCCGGACGGGGACGGCGAGGCGTCGCTCGTCGTCGTCACCCATCGCGCGCACGACGCCGCCCTCTCCGGGACGGTCGAGGCGCTGCGCAATCTCGACACCGTGCGTGGTGTCGCCAGCATCATGCGGGTTGAAGGAGAGTAA